The following are encoded together in the Longimicrobium terrae genome:
- a CDS encoding glycoside hydrolase family 16 protein has translation MITRHTAAALALAVMAGCTRTDGGSGVPAPPPAPQVLFEDEFAGAAPDRSRWTVEVWGGSVNNEQQAYVDSASTLYVARGAQAEGAGDGAALVIHPRWRPGFVTGEGNRFDFISGRLITRDHFQFTHGTASARIRLPAGAGLWPAFWLLGAGDWPATGEIDVMENVGDAGWTSQALHGPGYSGDTPLAKRSPFPAGQDATGWHVYTVIWGTASIVFLVDGQVVYSVNRAEVERYGRWAFDNPKFLILNFALGGGYPAAVNGVKEPYFGLSEPAVRMVKADEARMLVDWVRVTR, from the coding sequence ATGATCACACGGCACACGGCCGCCGCACTCGCACTGGCGGTGATGGCGGGGTGCACCCGCACGGACGGCGGAAGCGGCGTACCGGCCCCGCCGCCCGCGCCGCAGGTGCTGTTCGAGGACGAGTTCGCCGGGGCCGCGCCGGACCGCTCGCGGTGGACGGTGGAGGTGTGGGGCGGCTCGGTGAACAACGAGCAGCAGGCGTACGTGGACAGCGCGTCCACGCTGTACGTGGCGCGCGGCGCCCAGGCGGAGGGCGCGGGGGACGGCGCGGCGCTGGTCATTCACCCGCGCTGGCGGCCGGGGTTCGTGACGGGCGAGGGAAACCGGTTCGACTTCATCAGCGGGCGGCTGATTACGCGCGACCACTTTCAGTTCACGCACGGAACGGCGTCGGCGCGCATCCGGCTTCCGGCGGGGGCGGGGCTGTGGCCGGCGTTCTGGCTGCTGGGCGCGGGCGACTGGCCGGCCACGGGCGAGATCGACGTGATGGAGAACGTGGGCGACGCCGGGTGGACGAGCCAGGCGCTGCACGGGCCCGGGTACTCGGGCGACACGCCGCTGGCCAAGCGGTCGCCCTTTCCCGCGGGGCAGGACGCCACGGGATGGCACGTGTATACGGTGATCTGGGGGACGGCGTCCATCGTGTTCCTGGTGGATGGGCAGGTGGTGTACTCCGTCAACCGCGCGGAGGTGGAGCGCTACGGGCGATGGGCGTTCGACAATCCCAAGTTCCTGATCCTGAACTTTGCGCTGGGCGGCGGATACCCGGCGGCGGTGAACGGTGTGAAGGAGCCGTACTTCGGGCTGTCGGAGCCGGCGGTGCGCATGGTGAAGGCGGATGAGGCGCGGATGCTGGTGGATTGGGTGCGCGTCACGCGGTGA